From the Ctenopharyngodon idella isolate HZGC_01 chromosome 3, HZGC01, whole genome shotgun sequence genome, one window contains:
- the LOC127510008 gene encoding uncharacterized protein LOC127510008: protein MSSSPSIATCSICHMFTIALSVSDEGFTCHKCREIVRLTERISELETRIQTLIEDSKNARASDTVLDATSLVNSVHCSVPAVEPAQQGTWVTVRRPNRGKHHSSVPIRTSNRFSPLSDTPTENPVESALVIGDSITRNVKIETPATIVTCLPGARAPDIKANLKVLANANRKYSKIIIHVGTNDVRLRQSEITKINIKEVCELASTMSGEVICSGPLPVRRSDEIVSRLSSLNGWLSKWCPQNNIGFINNWKSFWGRPDLLKRDGIHPSRDGAALLSSNMAHSLRTET, encoded by the coding sequence atgtcatcctctcccagcattgctacctgttccatttgccacatgtttaccatagctctctctgtcagcgacgagggatttacatgtcataaatgtagggaaatagttaggctgacagagagaatctcagaattagagacacgcatccaaactttaatcgaggatagtaagaatgcaagggcttcagatactgttttggatgcgactagcttagtgaactctgtacattgttcggttccggctgtagagcccgcgcagcagggcacttgggtaacggtgaggcggcctaaccgcggaaaacaccactcttccgttccaataagaacatcaaacaggttctccccactcagtgatacacccactgagaatcctgttgaaagtgccctagttattggcgattctattacacggaacgtgaaaatagagacaccagccaccatagtcacatgtttgccgggagccagagcacctgacatcaaagcaaatttaaaagtgctggctaatgctaatcgtaaatactctaagattattattcacgtcggcactaatgatgttcgacttcgccagtcggagatcactaaaattaacattaaagaggtgtgtgaactcgcaagtacaatgtcaggagaagtaatttgctctggcccccttcctgttcgtcggagtgatgagatagttagcagattatcatcactcaatggctggctgtctaagtggtgtccgcaaaataatataggtttcataaacaattggaaaagtttttggggcagacctgacctgttaaaaagagatggtattcatccctcccgggatggtgctgctcttctctctagtaatatggcacatagtcttagaactgaaacatga